Part of the Melospiza georgiana isolate bMelGeo1 chromosome 17, bMelGeo1.pri, whole genome shotgun sequence genome, AGTTGAAGTTGCCCTGCTTGTCGATGGGCGCCTCCCGGTACATCTCATCCACCTCCTCGTCGGTGAACCTGTCCCCCATGGTGGTCAGCAGCTCACGCAGGTGGTCCTCGTGGATGGAGCCTGCAAGGAGAGCGGGGGGCAGCGTTAGCAGGGGCACCAagagggctgggcacagctctgcagctgcctggggacTGTGTgactgtccctgcagtgctgtgtctctgcagctgTCTGGGGACTGTGTgactgtccctgcagtgctgtgtctctgcagctgcctggggattgtccctgcagtgctgtggctctgcagctgcctggggacTGTGTGActgtccctgcagtgtgtggctctggagctgcctggggactGTCCCCGTGGTCCTGTGGCCCAGCCCCgtgctgcctgggcacaggggccgGGCTCTACCTGAGGCCTCCTCGTCGAAGCAGGCGAAGGCGTTGCGGATCACGTCCTCGGGGTCGGTGCCGTTCAGCTTCTCGCCGAACATGGTGAGGAACATGGTGAAGTTGATGGGCCCCGGCGCCTCGCTCATCATCCCCTCCAGGTACTCGTCAGTGGGGTTCTTCCCTGAggacacaggcagggctggatgcagggccctgctccccagctcccaTGCAAACAGCTGCAATGGCTTTCATCCATTGCAGATTGATCTGCTGGTTCCTGTTCCCTCACCCCACGAACAGGGGAAGGGAGATtctgcccagtgctgccccCTCAGCGCCTCTCCTGGTGCTTTCATCTACGCCTGGGAACAAGCTGTGCCTTGGGGGAAGTGCAGTAATAATTTGGGGTTACTGGGATGAAACCCGTGGCTATTCCCATCCCCTGGCAGCTCCGAGGAGAGGGGCAGCAGTGTCCTCACACCAGCCCCGTGCTGCTgatgtccccagcactgctcccgCCATGGGTGCAGCGGGGAGGgttcagctgctctgctgaggtcCTGCCCCCAGCGCTGgcccctctctgctcccagagctccctggagGAGGGAGATCCCTCCCGTGGTCAGGCAGGACCCCCAGAACAGGTTTGGCTGCCAGGTCAATCATTAACAGACCTCCCAAAGCGCACTGGGGGTACCACGGGGGTGGGAGGAAGGAGCCAGGGTCTGCAGCAAAGGAGAATGGCTCGGGGCAGGGAGTGGGTACAGAGCTGCAAGCCTCAACCAGCCCAGGTGTCACACCAGCACGGGGACCCGCCTTTGTCACCCAGCTGAGAGCAACGGGAGGGCTTTGTTCCATGTGGGACAGCCCCAGTGACATGCTGGGGTGAGACCTACTCAAACACTCCATGGCTGCAGCTGGTCATtgctcccagggcagagctTCTCCAGCTCCAAGGGTCCCTTCCCTTCTGGTGAGTGCACCTGtgagcagcacccagagctgctgccctcagACGCCTCACAAACACCCCTTGTGTCAGCTGGTGGGGCAGagaaatcccaccctgggctctGAGgcatcccagcacaggcagtgtgGGCATGAGGTCACCCTGGGTGTGGGCACGAGGtcaccctgcagctctccctgctcccgaGCTGGTGCCAGGGGCAGAGGGACCTGCAGGGGCACGGGGCACAGTGTTGTCCTCACCCATGGAAGCCAGCATGTCGTGCAGATCCTCCTTGTCAATGAAGCCATCTCTGTTCTGGTCGATCATGTTGAAAGCCTCCTTGAACTCCTGGATCTGGGACTGGTCAAACATGGCGAAGACGTTGGAGGTGGCGCGCTGGGGGCGCTTCTTGGTGGTCTTGGCCTTGGCACGTTTGCTGGACATCTTGGTGGCTGGGGGAGTACCTGGGGGCAGGAGCATcaggagggctggggacaggctgagcCAGGgggccagagcagggacacaccatccctggcacctccagggaaactgaggctgtgcctcagtttccccagctgTCACAGACTTGGGCAACACAGGGAGATGAGACAGACACAGGGCCAGACGTGGGGATGGACAGGACTTGAGCTCTGATGAgtcacagagcaggcagagctcactGCAGTTCCCCAGGACCATcctccagggctgagcccccaaaccccctcacTGCCTGTCCTCTCTCCATATCTGGGCACAGGAGAGACACCTAGCCCAGCACCCGCCTGGGTGCCAGTCCTGGGGCCATGGGCATGGAGGTTTCAGCACTTCGGTCACCGTGGCCATGCCTCTccacctgcccctgctctgaCAGCCTCTCCAGGCCCAGCACATTATCTGCTCCAGGCTGCTTCCCATGTCCCTCCctccgtccatccatccatccatccatccatccatccatccatccatccatccctccatccatccatcatccatccatccatcatccatccatccatcatccatccatctatcatccatccatcatccatccatccatcatccatccatcatccatccatccatccatccatcatccatccatccatccatccatccatccatcatccatccatcatccatccatccatccatccctccatccatccatccatccatccatccatccatccatccatccatccatccatcatccatccatccatccatccatccatccatccatcatccatccatccatcatccatccatccatccatccatccatccatccatccatccatcatccatccatccatcatccatccatccatccatcccccatccatccatccatccatccatccatccatccatccatccatccatcccccatccatccatcatccatccatccatccatccatccatccatccatccatccatcatccatccatcatccatccatccatccatccatccatccatccatccatccatccatccatccctcccacctcttgctgctgccctccctgtcctgtgGGACACTGCGGGACAGGCTGGGATGGTCCtgtgggacacggggacagtCCTGTGGGACAGACTGGCCCGAGgccagcccagggaagggacagtGCTCTGAGCCCTCGTGTTGGTGCTGCAGCCATTCCTCCCTCACACAcattcctgcctctcctcctggCCAGCGTCTGgcttgggcagcagctgctggggccatAGCAAATGAATGGATCATGAGGGGTTCCACGGTGCAAGAGCAGAGAATCACTCCTGTGCTCCATGTGCCCCATGCCTGGTGGGCAGCAGGACCTGGGCTCCCCATCagtgcccagggatggagcagttCAGGAGCCACATCCTCTCTcatggggacacagcccagggagtgcagcagggctgtccctgctgggctggacaCCCCGAGAGGGCTGCCCTGGGATCTGCCCTGGGATCTGCCCTGGGATCTGCTCTGGGATCTGCTCTGGGatctgctctgggagctgcttcccagctgggTCCTTGGTGCTGACCCAGAGGGACCATGGGGACCTGGGGAACATCCCCTGGTGCTGGCATGGACCAGAGAAGAGCAAACAACTCCAGAGAgcctccccctgccctccccacacCACACCCACTCTCCAGGtctctccttgccctcctgctGTCACTCCCTCAAGGGGTAGCAGGGGTAAGGCCTGGGGCAGGGGACCACCAGCCAGGTCCTCAGCCTGCTGTGGTCTCCAGGttcccacagctgggctgtgctggaaggACGTTCCAAGGGCATCAGGCAGCGCCAAATCACAGCCCAACACACCATGGTGACCAGCAAGCTCAGAGAGGGCTGGGCACTCTTCCCACATCCTGACAAGGCTCCCATCCCACTGTGGGTGCACCCACAGAACCCAGGCAGGGCCCTTCATCTGCAGGGAACATGCCTGATGTCCCCAGGAGCCCTCCCTCATCCCCCCTATGCCCCCCATTCCAGGATGGAATCCAcacctccctcagcccctcccttGCACTGACCACACACCTGACAGCAGCCACCAAACCCCCCCACATCCCTGaaccctccctccttccccagcgCCCAGCAGGGAAGAGATGTTTGTCACCAGCCAGCCAAGGgggcagcaggactgggagcCCACCCTGGGCGAGCAGAGACCTCATCCCCCAGTccatctctgcctgctgcttcctccagccccacagagctctTTGCAGGAGGCCAGCCCCTCTCTTCGTGCCCTGCCAGGCACCACCAAGCACCAGGGACACccccaggtggcaccagggacacccTCAGGTGGAAAGGGCCGGTGACATCCCATGGCAGCAGCATGAGAAGCTCAGCTCAACACCACAACACCACCAGGCAGAGTCAGAGCCAGAAATaaaagccctgctgctggcccatGGCACTCGGCTCAGCTTTCAAAACACATCCAATTATTAGCAGAATTATTAGCAGAAGACTATAGAAATAAGCAGGAGTTTTGCTCTCACCACATGAATTAACATAATCCAAATATTTACCCTGCTCTGACTGTGAttagcagcagcacagcttggcACCATCTCCACAGAGACAGTGCTCTTCAGCAGGATGGAGTACAACTTTGACAGCACGTGGATCTGCAGTTTGATCCAAAATGTGCCTGGAAAGATGCTCAGTCCCGAGGTCCAGCTCAGTCATTCTCTCTGTGCTGTTTGACAGCTGGCTGGGACTTGAGAAGATATTTTTGGGTCAGTGTGGGGAGAGGTTCCTGTGCATGGATTCTGTGCAGGGatctgcagccagagctgattCAGCTGGagcagtccctgctctgcacaaggGCTTGATAGCCACGCTCCCCTGGTAGCCACTCTTTGTGGGATTCCCAAAAActcaggagctccaggagcactgcagggaaTGCTGGGCCACAATGCCCTGCAAGCTGGGCTGGCCTCAGCTCAGACCAATGGTGCAGCCCCCACAGCTCCAGCGTCCCCTCAGcaggagggacacacagggacacaggtcCTGCTCCcatgccagcactgccccagcccagaaCTGTGGATCCTGGTGGTCAGTGCTGGGTGACAGCCACACACTGATCTGGTCCCCTGCTCACCCTGTCACAGCTGCCCTTGTTCCCTTGTCCCTCTGCCACTGCTCCTGCCAAAACAATTTCCCAGCCTCCTGCAGTGGAGGCAAAATGATCTCCTGCCAGGCTTGTGTCTCCCCACATGAGAGCCAGGCCCAAGGGACCATGGGCTGACCTAAAGAGCTCATAAATTAGTAAATAGTTTAGTTTGAAAGAGGAAAGGACCCATAGTTATCAGAAATATAAACTGCCATGTGTTTCCTCCTTGGTAAAAATCAAGCAAGCAACTCCATCCTGGTGCTgcttcctggctgtgctggggagggtgggACAAGCCAAGGGGACACCAGAGGCAGTGCCaccagggcaggcagcctgtcccagccccatccttccctctgcctgttcccagcctcccctgcagctcctgccgtGCTGCCTGTCCCGGCCGGAGCTCACGCTGGGCTGAGGGCGCTGTGACAGCCCGGGGGGCAcaaaggaggagcagcaggcaggggacagggcagaggtggcagcagcctgtgcccagtCCCGGGGGTGTTCACATGGATCCTGAAGCCGTCATCTCCCAGGATATGCTGCTAAGGGTTTCCCAGGGGGGCTGCTCagaagctgctccagcaggagcaaCTCTGGATGCGCTGAGGGGGCTGCAGTGGgactgccctgctgtccctgtcacagccGGCAGGGACATTGCTCCAGGGCCatgtgctccagcagctcctccccaggacTCTGGCACCATGTGCCCAAAGCTGGGTGCTTTGGGTCAGGGAGGCAAAGAGCAattccagcagcctgggctgtccctAGGGACactcctgcagggcaggagactGTGCTCCTCAGGGGAGACTGTGCTCCAACCTCTGCCCAGGCCTGAGGGACACTCCTGCAGGGCAAACATCAGCTCCTCAGCAGGGACTGTGCTCAAACCTCTGCCCAGGGCCGCTCCCCAAGGAGAGCTGTGAGTACCAGCAAGCCTTGAGCAGCCACGTTCACTGTGGGCAAGCGCTGGCCCCAGCACGGGCAGCCCCCGGCAgcctggggtggcacagggctggcagggtgaGCCGGCGCCCTGTGCgtgcccctggcacaggagggggAACATCGGGGTGAGCTGGTGCCCTGTGCatgcccctggcacaggagggggAACATCCTGAACATCCTTCCACCCTAAAGCTTTGCCAGCCTCAGGCACCTCtcgcagccccggggctgctcaccgggggagggagcagggagcagctcatCTTCCCTGCTTTTTTTGGTGTTAAACCAGCCctttcctccagcacagccctgcacaggatgcCTGTGCGATGTGGCGTTGCTCAGCTTCACCAAGAAGGGTTTCTGGTGCTGGGGGAGCCCCACTGGGAGCAGAGGCaccgggagctgcaggaggactCCTCAGCCCACTGGCCACTGCAGGAATGCAGGCAGCTGCCGTTCTGCTCCTTTTATGGCCTTATCAGAGATGTGGGAAAGGGAGCCTGGAGGTGAGAGGAAAGCAGAGcctgagccctgggctgtgtctccagcccagccccagccaccggcactgggccagggcagcaccagTCCGAGCAAAGTGTGCAGCGAGCCCCGGGGAGCCGagctcatcccagccctccccagctcccagcgCACACTGGGGACATGGCCAGGCCCACGCACAGCTGTGGGGCTCAGCTGCAAGTTCAGCAGATGGTTCTGCACTCGTTGCTTCCCACCGAGGGCAGGAGACGAGGAGCTCACTGTGtgacacacgcacacacacacacacacacgcacacacacccAAAGCTCaggtcctgcagcccccaggagaAGCACTGGCACGGACACCTCGGTGTGCAGAgcacccagcccctccccaggccCGGGAAAGGCACCACAGGCACAAGGTCCCCGTGGCCTcgggcagccagcagggctgtcctggcCGGAGTTTGCTGTTTTCCCAGGGGAATTAAGGGGCTCACCTCGGCGGGGGAATGTGGCCGCAGCGCCTCGGAGGGGGGAGGTGGCCGCAAACTCCTCCTACAACCGCACAGAGCCTgccagggagagaggaaaaaaattccagcgATTGAAGGAACCCAACCATCTTTGGTCAGCAGCAGCGGTTGTTAACACTTGGGGATGTTCCACTCCAAAGAATTCAGCTCCGGCCGCCCCCTTCTCCTACACATCCATGTTTTAGAGCTTGCCTGGCTTTTATCACAGTCGAAACATTTTGTACCAAAAGGGCATGCTGGGAGGGAAGCCAAGAGGGCTTCAAGTTTTCATGGGAAAGactaaacaaaacacaacatcCCTCTGCGCTTAAGGCTGAAGGAAATGAGCTAAATAAAGCTTTTCTGCCTTAAAGAAGTTTATTGCCTGAAGTGGCTCCCAGGCCACTGGGGAGATATCTGGAGCATCATGCATGCATCCAGATCTTAGCCCTGGTCATCAGCAAAAGGACTTGgaggaaaagcagatgttcCAGACTGGAACAGTCTCAAAGATCAGGAGGTGGGTGAAGGCACGGGCAGCAGgacctgctcctgcagctctgccaccccGGGGAAGCCGGGCTATCCCAGCTCCAAGGCACTGCAGACAGCCACCCTCAGCTTGGCTCGGGAcccatccccagctgccctTGCCGGGACAGTTCTGCCAGGCCAGAGTTTGCCCGGGCACAGGATGCCCGGCGGGGCACACCGGGGATCCTCCTGCAGCCCGAGCCGTGCCTAGGGCTGACCTCGgcaccagctccagcaccacAGAGGTGGAGGAACGGCGGGgctgcctctctctgctccccGAGGCAGCGGGgccagctgcccctgctctcCCGGGACGGCTGGGGCTGTTCCCCCGTTCCCCCAGCTCCGTCCCTACCGCTGCATCCCTCCAGCTCCGTCCCTCCAGCTCCGTCCGTACCGCTGCATCCCGCCTCCCTCTCTCCGCCGCGGCCGCTCGTTCCCGTCCCGGGACAGCTCGTTCCCATCCCGGACCGCTCGTTCCCGTCCCGGGGCCGCTCGTTCCCGTCCCGGGACAGCTCTTTCCCATCCCGGACCGCTCGCTCCCGTCCCGGACCGCTCGTTCCCATCCCAGACCACTCGctcccatcccagggctgtcccGTTCCCATCCCGGACCGCTCATTCCCGTCCCGGGGCGGTCCCGTTCCCATCCCGGACCGCTCGTTCCCATCCCGGACCACTCGCTCCCATCCCAGGGCGGTTCCGTTCCCATCCCAGACCGCTCGTTCCCATCCCGGACCGCTCGTTCCCATCCCGGGGCCACTCATTCCCGTCCCGGGGCGGTCCCGTTCCCATCCCGGACCGCTCATTCCCGTCCCGGGGCGGTCCCGTTCCCATCCCGGACCGCTCGTTCCCGTCCCGGGACAGCTCGTTCCCGTCCCGGGGCGGTCCCGTTCCCATCCCGGACCGCTCGTTCCCACCCCGAACCCCTCGTTCCCGTCCCGGGGCGGTCCCGTTCCCGtgccctcacctgtccctcccgggagctgccggagctGGGGCCGTGCGGGTTGTGCTCTGCGGCTCTGCGGACGCGGctcggcggggcgggcgggcccagggtcccggcccggcccggcccggcccatACAAGGCAGAAGAatgcggcggggccggggccgcggggccgggacGCCCTTATATAGACGAAAGCGGCGGCCACGCGTGCCCCGTGCCGCGGGGGATGCGcagcaccggcaccggcaccgccgaGCCCGGTGACACGGGGGACACGCCCCGAGGGTGGCACTGCCGGGGGCACACgggcacctggagcagctccggCTGTGGGGGGCAGGTCCCTGCTGGTGCGGCTGCTGCAGGACCGGAGCCCTGGGGTGTCTGGGAAGGCCAGAGAGCGTCCTCAGGCTGCACCGTGGGGGCCACACGGGGAACGGTGCCCAGAAGGGTCAGGCAGCCCCTCAAAGGTCTCTAACAAGTGGCCtggggcagagagcagctgggaacTGCCCCATTGCCgagcagggatgcagagccTGCAGAAACAGGGATGGGGAGCTCCTCCATCCGAGGCAGGACTCACGCTGACCCTGGGACACctctccagggcagcagctcttgctcactgctgccttcccaCCAGCAACCCTGAGCCTCATCACAGTCCTGCAGCCACCAAGAGGAGCTCCTGGTCCTGTGGGATCCCCCTTGAGAGGGGGAGGCCCTTCCAGACATCATCCCAGAGGAGGTTTATCTCTGTTTTGTGGGGTGCCAGAATTGAacctgcagaggagcaggaaggtGCAAGAGGGAGACCCAAGGAGTACTTCTGAGAGGGATTGTTCTCCTGGGGACTCAGCCCTGAGTgggcagctgtggcagtgttcacaggggtctgaggatgagggaagagacaggatctgactccatgtttcagaagcttgatttattattttattatatatattatattaaaactatactaaaagaacagaagaaaaaaacttcatcagaaggctggctaagaatagaaagaaaagaatgataacaaaagcttgtgtctcagactctctgtctgagccagctgggctgtgattggccattaattggaAACAACTGCATGAGCTAATCAAagatctacctgttgcattccacagcagcagataaccattggttacattttgttcttgaagcctctcagcttctcaagaggaaaaatcctaaggaaaggatttttcataaaagatgtctgcgacagaagcaggagcaggactgCCCAGCTTCAGCATTCCCAGGAATTCCATCACTGCCCATGGAGATGTGGGAACCTGAGGCTGAGGACCAGACCCTGatcagaggggacagcagggagcacacaggctgcacttgcagcagcacagatgaAAAGAAATGAGCAGTGGCACAAATTAATCTTCAGCTGCCATTCTCCTGCAGGGCATCACTGCAAACAACAGctaaaaagccaaaaaaaacctgtttcagCCCTGATATaaaagcagtggctgtgccCCCTGGCAGGCTGGCCAGACCCTGCCCCAGGCACGGAGCTGGCTCCCACTGGCTCGGAAGGCTGTGACCTGCTCTGCCTGACCTGGGGACATCCtcccgtgtccctgtgctgcttggATGAACTCTGCAGGGGCATTGCCTCCCctggggagccacagagcttcCTGACCCTTGGCTGGAAGCAGGGATGCTGTCTGCAGCCCCTCCGAAGGACAGGCTGTGGGCTCAGAAGCCAGCAGAATGCAGAAGTAGAGTTGGAAACCCTGCTGGATGCTATGCCAGGGTGGAGACAAGCCAGGGAAAGCACAGAACCTTTGCCATGCTCGTGAGCTGGACAGGGAGGCCACAGAAAGTTtgcctttttaataaaaaatataagaaaagaGGGGGgggaaacacacacacacaaaataaaaattaaaaaaaaaaaaaaaggaagaaaaaaagaaaaaagagaagaaaagaacacCACAGAAACCCCAGTCGGGAGTcaggcagcctgagctgccaCCCCGTGGCTGGTCCCAGAgttttcccagccccagcagggcccaggtGTTCCCAGGAGCCCCGCAGGAGCAGGGGGTGGCTGCATCCCTCACTGAGCTCTGcattccctgggcaggagctgctggagggggctgcaggcacatggcagctcctgcagctttgcaagccctgcagcccttcctgccttccctgcctgtgcccagggctgcccatgTCATCCTTTGTCCCTGCTTCCATGTACCTGCCACACACATCCCTTACCAGGGCCTGTCTGTGCCCTCTGGcacctctcctgcctccctctgGCTCTTTCAAGCCCAAATTCAAattgcttctctctctctcagcatCAGGCAATGGAAATGGAGTAAAACAAGCC contains:
- the MYL9 gene encoding myosin regulatory light polypeptide 9: MSSKRAKAKTTKKRPQRATSNVFAMFDQSQIQEFKEAFNMIDQNRDGFIDKEDLHDMLASMGKNPTDEYLEGMMSEAPGPINFTMFLTMFGEKLNGTDPEDVIRNAFACFDEEASGSIHEDHLRELLTTMGDRFTDEEVDEMYREAPIDKQGNFNYVEFTRILKHGAKDKDD